In Acidobacteriota bacterium, the following proteins share a genomic window:
- the nusG gene encoding transcription termination/antitermination protein NusG, translated as MDSTKKWYIIHTYSGYERKVAESLMNRIQAYELGECIGQILIPTEDVVEMKGGKKVISTKLTFPGYILVEMDMTDQAWHIVRGTPKVTGFISTGKKPTPLTEEEINEVVNRVSITAEQPKPKFSFDRGEAVKINDGPFKDFTGVVEDVNPERNTLKVMLTILGRATPVELETEQVEKA; from the coding sequence ATGGATAGCACGAAAAAGTGGTACATCATTCACACCTACTCCGGATATGAACGCAAGGTGGCGGAAAGCCTCATGAACCGCATCCAGGCGTACGAACTTGGGGAGTGTATCGGGCAGATCCTGATCCCCACGGAAGACGTGGTGGAGATGAAGGGGGGCAAAAAGGTCATCAGCACCAAGCTGACCTTTCCCGGGTACATCCTGGTGGAAATGGACATGACCGACCAGGCCTGGCACATCGTGCGCGGAACGCCGAAGGTGACGGGCTTTATCAGCACGGGAAAGAAACCCACTCCTCTGACGGAAGAGGAGATCAACGAGGTGGTCAACCGGGTTTCGATCACGGCGGAACAGCCGAAGCCGAAGTTCAGCTTCGACCGCGGCGAAGCGGTCAAGATCAACGACGGACCGTTCAAGGATTTCACGGGCGTGGTCGAGGACGTGAACCCCGAACGCAACACCCTGAAGGTGATGCTCACCATCCTCGGGCGCGCGACGCCGGTGGAATTGGAAACCGAGCAGGTGGAAAAGGCTTGA
- the rpoB gene encoding DNA-directed RNA polymerase subunit beta, whose protein sequence is MTNISTSNVYRDRVDFAKIHTSIPIPNLIEVQRKSYHRFLQMDVPSAEREDVGLQAVFNSVFPINDFRGTSSLEFVEYSIGNWQCKCGNLKGLNYLRANCAECGKAIINSPYNPDAGTCRHCGGKNEIENPRCEFCGGTVDLNVKYSVEECQERGMTFAVPLKVTVRLVVWDKDAETEGKSVRDIKEQEVYFGDIPLMTENGTFIVNGTERVIVSQLHRSPGVFFESSAGHTFFLAKIIPYRGSWVEFEYDQKNLLYVRIDRKRKFLATTFLRALGLSDDAGILRTFYTPVTIRWEENVLYRGLGRDLVGSRAAEDIKDPKGKSVLVAKGKKILAGAYNQLVKAGVKEIVIDMDALEGALSISEVINQETGEILVESNTEVTSRTIAVLAENGISSLEVFYPEHEDTGVTISQTLRKDHIKSQSDALIEIYRKQRPGDPPTIETATALFEGMFYDPRKYDFSKVGRLKFNIKLGLNTPLEQRTLQAEDFYAVISYALKLPRNIGTVDDIDHLGNRRVRAVGELLENQFRIGLVRMERAIKEKMSVHQEMTTAMPHDLINAKPVMASIREFFGSSQLSQFMDQTNPLSEITHKRRLSALGPGGLSRERAGFEVRDVHPTHYGRICPIETPEGPNIGLISSLSCYARINEYGFIESPYRKVKNGKVLEFVQIVFPGDTHLKVGEQSEKEAVDRENRRCEASGKRPAQWEPHSFYQTAWEAEEYNIAQANADIGEDGMLVQERVNARNEGNFVLVEREGVDYIDVSPKQLVSVAASLIPFLEHDDANRALMGSNMQRQAVPLLRAEAPYIGTGMEYITAKDSGAVVTCKRSGVVDSVDATRIIVRVEGESDGGKSPNRDAGVDIYSLTKFKRSNQNTCINQTPLVSRGEAVVRGQVLADGPCTDKGELALGRNVLVAFMPWRGYNFEDAILVSEKLVKEDSYTSIHIEELEIEARDTKLGPEEITRDIPNVSDASLRDLDESGIIRIGAKVRPGDVLVGKVTPKGETQLSPEEKLLRAIFGEKAGEVRDASLVTPPGIEGTIVDVKIFSRKGVPKDERARQIEQEQVDKMEKDLNDEIRIIKEERNKKLILIFSGEALQEDLVNRAGEVVIKKNTKLTRSLLQGLNSTELGRVKNDFKAEKEGKVYEGIRSLEEKTEKQIQILKSLHEEQLAKLRRGDELPPGVIKMVKVYVAMKRKLSVGDKMAGRHGNKGVIARILPEEDMPYLPDGTPVEIVLNPLGVPSRMNVGQILETHLGWAASALGLHFATPVFDGASESEIKEMLRRAGLPESGKIDLYDGMTGERFDQQVTVGFIYILKLSHLVDDKIHARSIGPYSLITQQPLGGKAQFGGQRFGEMEVWALEAYGAANILQELLTAKSDDIQGRTKIYEAIVKGESQFTPGIPESFNVLIRELQSLCLDVELIQKQKARHVEVPAEE, encoded by the coding sequence ATGACCAATATCAGCACTTCGAATGTGTATCGGGACCGCGTGGACTTCGCCAAGATCCACACCAGCATTCCCATTCCGAATTTGATCGAAGTCCAGAGAAAATCCTACCATCGGTTCCTGCAGATGGACGTCCCCTCCGCGGAACGCGAGGACGTAGGGCTGCAGGCGGTGTTCAATTCCGTCTTCCCGATCAACGATTTTCGCGGCACCTCCTCTCTGGAATTCGTCGAATACTCCATTGGGAACTGGCAGTGCAAGTGCGGCAACCTGAAGGGCTTGAATTACCTCCGAGCGAACTGTGCCGAGTGCGGCAAGGCCATCATCAACAGCCCCTACAACCCGGACGCCGGCACCTGCCGGCACTGCGGGGGGAAGAACGAGATCGAGAACCCGCGCTGCGAATTCTGCGGCGGAACGGTGGACCTGAACGTCAAGTATTCCGTCGAGGAGTGCCAGGAACGGGGGATGACGTTCGCCGTTCCGCTCAAGGTGACCGTCCGGCTCGTCGTCTGGGACAAGGACGCCGAGACCGAAGGGAAGAGTGTGCGCGACATCAAGGAGCAGGAGGTCTATTTCGGCGACATCCCGCTCATGACCGAAAACGGCACCTTCATCGTCAACGGTACCGAACGCGTCATCGTCAGCCAGCTTCATCGCTCCCCCGGGGTGTTTTTCGAATCCAGCGCCGGGCACACCTTCTTCCTGGCGAAGATCATCCCCTACCGCGGCTCGTGGGTGGAGTTCGAGTACGACCAGAAGAACCTCCTCTACGTGAGGATCGACCGCAAGCGCAAATTCCTGGCGACCACCTTCCTGCGGGCCCTCGGCCTCAGCGACGACGCCGGAATCCTGCGCACGTTCTACACGCCGGTCACGATCCGGTGGGAGGAAAACGTGCTGTACCGCGGCCTCGGGCGGGACCTCGTCGGCTCCAGGGCGGCGGAAGACATCAAGGACCCGAAGGGGAAGAGCGTTCTGGTCGCCAAGGGGAAGAAGATCCTCGCCGGCGCCTACAACCAGCTCGTCAAGGCGGGGGTCAAGGAGATCGTCATCGACATGGACGCGCTGGAAGGCGCCCTGTCCATTTCCGAGGTGATCAACCAGGAAACGGGCGAAATCCTGGTCGAATCCAACACCGAGGTGACCTCGCGCACGATCGCGGTACTTGCCGAGAACGGGATTTCGTCGCTCGAGGTGTTCTACCCGGAGCACGAAGACACCGGCGTGACCATCTCCCAGACGCTCCGGAAGGACCATATCAAATCGCAGTCGGACGCCCTCATCGAGATCTACCGGAAGCAGCGTCCGGGCGACCCGCCGACGATCGAGACCGCGACCGCGCTTTTCGAGGGGATGTTCTACGACCCGCGCAAGTACGATTTCTCCAAGGTCGGCAGGCTGAAGTTCAACATCAAGCTGGGACTGAACACGCCGCTCGAGCAGCGCACGCTGCAGGCGGAGGACTTCTACGCCGTGATCAGCTATGCGCTGAAGCTTCCGCGCAACATCGGGACCGTGGACGACATCGATCACCTCGGGAACCGCAGGGTGCGCGCCGTGGGCGAACTGCTCGAAAACCAGTTCCGCATCGGGCTCGTGCGCATGGAGCGGGCGATCAAGGAGAAGATGTCGGTCCACCAGGAAATGACGACGGCGATGCCGCACGACCTCATCAACGCCAAGCCGGTGATGGCGTCGATCCGGGAGTTTTTCGGCAGCAGCCAGCTGTCCCAGTTCATGGACCAGACCAACCCCCTTTCCGAGATCACCCACAAGCGGCGCCTGTCGGCCCTGGGGCCGGGCGGGCTGAGCCGCGAGCGGGCGGGGTTCGAGGTGCGCGACGTGCACCCGACCCACTACGGCCGCATCTGCCCGATCGAAACCCCGGAAGGGCCCAACATCGGGCTGATCTCCTCGCTCAGCTGCTACGCCCGGATCAACGAGTACGGCTTCATCGAGTCCCCCTACCGCAAGGTGAAGAACGGCAAGGTGCTGGAATTCGTTCAGATCGTATTCCCGGGGGACACCCACCTCAAGGTGGGCGAACAGTCGGAAAAGGAGGCCGTGGACAGGGAGAACCGGAGGTGCGAGGCCTCGGGGAAGCGGCCGGCCCAGTGGGAACCGCATTCCTTTTATCAGACCGCCTGGGAGGCCGAGGAGTACAACATCGCCCAGGCGAACGCCGACATCGGCGAAGACGGGATGCTGGTCCAGGAGCGGGTCAACGCCCGCAACGAGGGGAATTTCGTCCTGGTCGAGCGCGAGGGGGTGGATTACATCGACGTGTCGCCCAAGCAGCTGGTGAGCGTGGCCGCCAGCCTGATCCCGTTTCTCGAGCATGACGACGCGAACCGTGCGCTGATGGGTTCCAACATGCAGCGCCAGGCCGTTCCGCTGCTCCGCGCCGAGGCCCCCTACATCGGCACGGGGATGGAATACATCACCGCCAAGGACTCGGGCGCCGTCGTGACCTGCAAACGCTCGGGCGTGGTCGACAGCGTCGACGCCACCCGTATCATCGTGCGCGTCGAGGGGGAGAGCGACGGGGGGAAATCCCCGAACCGGGACGCGGGGGTGGACATCTATTCCCTGACCAAGTTCAAACGCTCGAACCAGAACACCTGCATCAACCAGACCCCGCTGGTGAGCCGGGGCGAAGCCGTCGTCAGGGGGCAGGTCCTGGCCGACGGGCCGTGCACGGACAAGGGCGAGCTCGCGCTGGGGCGTAACGTGCTGGTGGCCTTCATGCCCTGGCGCGGCTACAACTTCGAGGACGCCATCCTGGTGAGCGAGAAGCTGGTGAAGGAAGACAGCTATACGTCCATCCACATCGAGGAGCTGGAAATCGAGGCCCGGGACACCAAGCTCGGACCGGAGGAGATCACGCGCGACATCCCGAACGTCAGCGACGCAAGCCTGCGCGACCTGGACGAGAGCGGCATCATCCGGATCGGCGCCAAGGTGCGGCCCGGGGATGTGCTGGTCGGCAAGGTGACACCGAAGGGGGAGACCCAGCTGTCCCCGGAAGAGAAGCTTTTGCGGGCCATCTTCGGCGAGAAGGCTGGAGAGGTGCGGGACGCCTCCCTGGTGACCCCCCCGGGCATCGAGGGGACGATCGTCGACGTCAAGATATTTTCGCGCAAGGGGGTTCCGAAGGACGAGCGCGCCCGGCAGATCGAGCAGGAACAGGTCGACAAGATGGAAAAGGATCTCAACGACGAGATCCGCATCATCAAGGAGGAGCGGAACAAGAAGCTCATCCTCATTTTCAGCGGCGAAGCCCTCCAGGAGGACCTCGTGAACCGGGCGGGGGAGGTGGTCATCAAGAAGAACACCAAGCTGACCCGGTCGCTCCTCCAGGGCCTCAACTCCACCGAACTCGGCAGGGTCAAGAACGATTTCAAGGCCGAGAAGGAGGGGAAGGTCTACGAAGGCATCCGGAGCCTCGAGGAGAAGACGGAAAAACAGATCCAGATTCTCAAGAGCCTCCACGAGGAACAGCTGGCCAAGCTGCGGCGCGGCGACGAGCTCCCTCCCGGCGTCATCAAGATGGTGAAGGTCTACGTGGCCATGAAGCGGAAGCTTTCGGTGGGCGACAAGATGGCCGGGCGCCACGGGAACAAGGGCGTGATCGCCCGCATCCTGCCGGAAGAGGACATGCCCTACCTGCCGGACGGCACGCCGGTCGAGATCGTGCTCAACCCCCTGGGGGTCCCCTCCCGGATGAACGTCGGGCAGATCCTGGAAACCCACCTGGGATGGGCGGCGTCCGCCCTCGGGCTGCATTTCGCGACCCCGGTGTTCGACGGCGCCTCGGAATCGGAGATCAAGGAGATGCTCCGCCGCGCCGGGCTTCCGGAGAGCGGCAAGATCGACCTCTACGACGGCATGACGGGGGAAAGGTTCGACCAGCAGGTGACCGTGGGGTTCATCTACATCCTCAAGCTGTCGCACCTCGTCGACGACAAGATCCACGCCCGCAGCATCGGCCCCTACTCCCTCATCACACAGCAGCCCCTGGGCGGGAAAGCCCAGTTCGGAGGCCAGCGCTTCGGGGAAATGGAAGTCTGGGCGCTGGAGGCCTACGGCGCCGCCAACATCCTGCAGGAACTGCTGACGGCCAAATCGGATGATATCCAGGGCCGGACCAAGATCTACGAGGCCATTGTCAAGGGGGAGTCCCAGTTCACTCCGGGCATCCCCGAGTCGTTCAACGTTCTCATCCGCGAGCTGCAGAGCCTTTGCCTGGACGTGGAGCTGATCCAGAAGCAGAAGGCGCGGCACGTCGAGGTGCCGGCGGAGGAATGA
- the rplK gene encoding 50S ribosomal protein L11 — MAKKIVANIKLQVAAGKATPAPPVGSALGPHGLNIMDFCKAFNAKTAKQEGLIIPVVVTVYADRTYSFVTKTPPAAILLKKAANIAKGSGEPNKNKVAKVTMKDVREIAQLKMPDLNASDIDAAVKIVMGTARSMGVEVELN; from the coding sequence ATGGCTAAAAAGATTGTGGCAAACATCAAGTTGCAGGTCGCGGCGGGAAAGGCGACTCCCGCGCCGCCGGTAGGGTCGGCCTTGGGGCCCCACGGGCTCAATATCATGGATTTCTGCAAGGCGTTCAACGCGAAGACGGCCAAGCAGGAGGGGTTGATCATCCCCGTGGTGGTTACGGTATACGCCGACCGCACCTACTCCTTCGTGACCAAGACTCCCCCGGCGGCCATCCTGCTCAAGAAGGCGGCCAACATCGCCAAGGGGTCGGGCGAGCCGAACAAGAACAAGGTGGCCAAGGTGACGATGAAGGATGTGCGGGAAATCGCACAGCTGAAAATGCCCGACCTCAACGCCTCGGACATCGATGCCGCGGTGAAGATCGTCATGGGCACGGCCCGCAGCATGGGGGTCGAGGTCGAGCTAAATTAG
- the secE gene encoding preprotein translocase subunit SecE: protein MKQFFARLGNRIRSIVEFLKDTRKELNNVSWPGRREVTGTTIVVLVSVFFFGLFLFVVDLFVRTGMNYILSSSFL from the coding sequence ATGAAACAATTTTTTGCCAGGCTTGGGAACAGGATTCGGAGCATCGTCGAGTTCCTCAAGGATACGCGGAAAGAGCTGAATAACGTTTCGTGGCCGGGGCGGCGGGAAGTGACCGGGACCACCATCGTGGTGCTCGTGTCGGTGTTTTTCTTCGGACTCTTTCTCTTTGTCGTGGATCTTTTCGTTCGAACCGGGATGAACTACATTCTCAGTTCATCCTTCTTGTAG
- a CDS encoding 50S ribosomal protein L1, which yields MAKAGKNYTKAAAAVEKKAYSLDEAVTLLKKISFAKFNETVEVSMKLGVDPKHADQMVRGTVILPNGLGKSKRVVVIASGDKVKEARDAGAEEVGGDDIVERISGGWMDFDAVVATPDMMRSVGKLGKVLGPRGLMPNPKTGTVTFDVGKAVQEIKAGKVEFRVDKTGIIHAPCGKIQFEEKNLCENAKALIDAVLRAKPASSKGKYVRSISISSTMSPGIRVDEAAL from the coding sequence ATGGCTAAGGCGGGAAAGAACTATACCAAGGCTGCCGCTGCCGTGGAGAAGAAGGCCTACAGTCTGGACGAGGCGGTGACGCTGCTCAAGAAGATCTCCTTCGCCAAGTTCAACGAAACCGTCGAGGTTTCCATGAAGCTGGGGGTCGATCCGAAGCACGCGGACCAGATGGTGCGCGGCACGGTGATCCTTCCCAACGGCCTGGGGAAGAGCAAGCGGGTCGTGGTCATCGCCTCCGGGGACAAGGTGAAGGAAGCGCGGGATGCCGGGGCGGAAGAGGTCGGCGGGGACGATATCGTGGAGCGGATTTCCGGGGGCTGGATGGACTTCGACGCCGTCGTGGCCACCCCGGACATGATGCGGAGCGTCGGCAAGCTGGGAAAGGTGCTGGGCCCCCGGGGGCTGATGCCGAACCCCAAGACGGGAACCGTCACGTTCGACGTGGGCAAGGCGGTCCAGGAGATCAAGGCCGGGAAGGTGGAATTCCGGGTGGACAAGACCGGGATCATCCACGCTCCCTGCGGGAAGATCCAGTTCGAGGAAAAGAACCTGTGTGAAAACGCCAAGGCCCTGATAGACGCGGTCCTCCGGGCGAAGCCCGCCAGCAGCAAGGGGAAGTACGTCCGGAGCATCTCGATTTCCTCCACCATGAGTCCCGGTATCCGGGTGGACGAGGCTGCGCTGTAG
- the rplL gene encoding 50S ribosomal protein L7/L12, which yields MMAITKVEVLEWIDQATMLEISDLVKNLEEKYGISAAAAMPMVVAGGAGGGEAAAAAEEKTEFDVILSAVGDKKINVIKVVREVTSLGLKEAKDLVEAAPKAVKEGIAKEEAEAVKKKFEEAGATVEIK from the coding sequence ATGATGGCGATTACAAAGGTTGAAGTTTTAGAATGGATCGATCAGGCAACCATGCTGGAGATCTCCGACCTGGTCAAGAACCTCGAAGAGAAATACGGCATCAGCGCGGCGGCGGCCATGCCCATGGTTGTCGCCGGCGGCGCGGGCGGCGGCGAGGCGGCCGCGGCGGCCGAGGAGAAGACGGAATTTGACGTCATCCTGAGCGCCGTGGGCGACAAGAAGATCAACGTGATCAAGGTCGTCCGCGAAGTCACCAGCCTCGGGCTCAAGGAAGCCAAGGACCTGGTGGAGGCCGCTCCCAAGGCGGTCAAGGAAGGCATCGCCAAGGAAGAGGCCGAGGCCGTCAAGAAAAAGTTCGAAGAAGCCGGCGCGACCGTGGAGATCAAGTAG
- the rpmG gene encoding 50S ribosomal protein L33 has translation MRDIITFECTKCKRRNYTSTKNKKTTTERLEFKKFCNHCRTHTPHKETR, from the coding sequence ATGCGAGACATCATCACGTTTGAGTGTACGAAGTGCAAACGCCGTAATTACACGTCGACCAAGAACAAGAAGACCACTACGGAGCGGTTGGAATTCAAGAAGTTCTGCAACCACTGCCGTACGCATACGCCGCACAAGGAAACGCGGTGA
- the rplJ gene encoding 50S ribosomal protein L10 produces the protein MNRNEKQQNVEFLNEQFRSTSNAFLINYSGLKVVEATEVRRKIRAMDGSYVVVKNTLALRAAKETALEQLAPYFQGPTAIAFHPKDVVGLAKLLSDIGKSNPHFEFKAALVEGKVVSPGEIQAIASLPSREVMLSKLVFLLKAPLQKLTSVLNAPLRDLGLVLKQVPK, from the coding sequence ATGAATAGAAACGAAAAGCAGCAGAACGTGGAATTCCTGAACGAGCAGTTCCGTTCGACCAGCAACGCCTTCCTGATCAATTACAGCGGGCTGAAGGTGGTGGAGGCGACCGAGGTCCGGCGGAAGATCAGGGCGATGGACGGAAGCTACGTGGTGGTGAAGAACACCCTGGCCTTGAGGGCGGCCAAGGAAACGGCGCTCGAGCAACTGGCGCCGTATTTCCAGGGTCCGACCGCCATCGCGTTTCATCCCAAGGATGTCGTGGGGCTGGCCAAACTGCTCTCCGATATCGGCAAGAGCAATCCCCACTTTGAGTTCAAGGCGGCGTTGGTCGAAGGCAAAGTGGTGTCGCCGGGCGAAATCCAGGCGATAGCCTCGCTGCCTTCCAGAGAGGTGATGCTGAGCAAGCTGGTCTTCCTTCTCAAGGCGCCTCTGCAGAAGCTTACCTCGGTTCTGAACGCTCCATTACGCGACCTGGGCCTGGTTTTGAAACAGGTCCCGAAATAG